A part of Candidatus Methanomethylicota archaeon genomic DNA contains:
- a CDS encoding ATP-binding protein, translated as MSYAKPIGVILSGGTTTRATCQLYEEFEDKINEGELYVIYYSNTNKRVLARVDKIIPYSEFYQVGDAWSEARRKAAPIPSEISRRYTVIELELLGEMRPGQLSEVTVPPSPGDQVYRLQDPNELRNLIAFSEREAILIEFGTLVGYKDIPVLLDLNALPMHMAVLGVTGSGKSYTVGYLLEKLSEIPLPNGSKASLSVLIIDANGDYLDFHKRYAQGRKIGCWKEILRFVFKKSTALFIGERGIKQILLDLDQAFEPREVAELVITYYTGGVLNELQVAGLETALKNLKEDKGIHMTSAFLEDEDFNKLEAELSRIKEEGLIHDQTYKAIIRAIEKFRRDVVEEHGLITYSQRATINTDFIDKITERDNPTLAIIDFSTDGAPGVPLQLKQLVVSYITKLLLKKFTNYKIEGKDRILLLIIEEAQNYCPNLGEYPIGYSLARDNLAQIATQGRKFGLSLCLVSQRPSFVDPVILSMVNTYIIHRISAADTQFVKRIAGGLPKVIEDKLVNLATGRAIVVGQMNRLGFPLVVDIPKRTIEHTMGKINVSKILGGS; from the coding sequence ATGTCATATGCGAAGCCCATCGGGGTAATCCTTTCTGGAGGGACCACAACGAGAGCAACGTGTCAACTTTATGAAGAGTTTGAAGATAAAATAAATGAGGGCGAACTTTATGTCATTTATTATTCTAACACAAACAAAAGAGTGTTAGCTAGAGTTGATAAAATCATACCTTATTCAGAGTTTTATCAGGTGGGAGACGCTTGGTCTGAGGCTAGAAGAAAAGCTGCTCCAATACCTTCAGAAATATCAAGAAGGTACACGGTTATTGAGCTTGAACTATTAGGTGAGATGAGGCCAGGGCAGCTTAGTGAAGTAACGGTACCTCCATCACCTGGGGATCAAGTATATAGACTTCAGGATCCCAACGAGCTAAGAAATCTTATCGCCTTTAGCGAAAGAGAAGCAATACTTATCGAATTTGGTACATTAGTAGGATATAAAGACATACCTGTTCTACTGGATCTGAATGCTTTACCAATGCATATGGCTGTTTTAGGCGTTACTGGAAGTGGGAAATCATATACAGTAGGATATCTCCTAGAGAAATTAAGTGAAATACCGCTACCTAATGGATCAAAAGCTTCACTTTCAGTGCTCATTATTGATGCAAATGGGGATTACCTCGATTTTCATAAAAGATATGCTCAAGGCCGTAAAATAGGATGCTGGAAAGAGATACTACGCTTTGTTTTTAAAAAATCAACTGCTTTATTTATTGGGGAAAGAGGAATAAAACAAATATTACTTGATTTGGATCAAGCATTTGAACCAAGAGAGGTAGCCGAATTAGTTATCACATATTATACAGGAGGTGTTCTTAATGAATTACAGGTTGCTGGATTGGAAACAGCTCTTAAGAACCTTAAAGAGGATAAAGGTATTCATATGACATCTGCCTTCTTGGAAGACGAGGATTTTAACAAGTTAGAAGCTGAATTGTCAAGAATTAAGGAAGAAGGTCTGATACATGATCAGACTTATAAAGCAATAATTAGAGCAATCGAAAAATTTAGAAGGGACGTGGTTGAAGAACATGGGTTAATAACTTATTCTCAAAGAGCTACAATTAACACCGATTTTATAGACAAAATAACGGAGAGGGATAATCCTACATTAGCGATCATTGATTTTTCAACAGATGGAGCACCAGGTGTACCACTTCAGTTAAAACAGCTTGTTGTCTCATATATTACAAAACTCCTACTTAAAAAATTCACTAATTACAAAATCGAAGGGAAAGATAGAATATTGCTGCTCATAATAGAAGAGGCGCAGAATTATTGTCCAAATTTAGGAGAATATCCGATAGGGTATAGTCTTGCCAGAGATAACCTAGCTCAAATAGCAACCCAAGGGAGAAAATTTGGTTTGAGTTTGTGTTTAGTCTCTCAAAGACCTTCATTTGTTGATCCTGTAATACTCTCAATGGTGAACACCTATATTATACATAGGATTTCTGCCGCAGATACTCAATTTGTAAAGCGAATTGCTGGAGGTTTGCCGAAGGTGATAGAAGATAAATTAGTAAATTTAGCCACAGGGAGAGCAATAGTTGTTGGACAAATGAATAGGCTTGGATTTCCTCTAGTCGTAGACATACCAAAAAGGACCATAGAGCATACTATGGGGAAAATTAATGTGTCAAAAATTCTTGGCGGCTCCTGA